Proteins encoded within one genomic window of Companilactobacillus sp.:
- a CDS encoding M13 family metallopeptidase, with protein sequence MKIQNKFLKATMFAAVLLGATVTTQNVKADDVSDKDNDTNNLTTPVNNQKIYNGFTGTTESQDSSVQATVKDSNASHSSANVTSDVSSNTENTQTDWSNTRQFKPQNDYYQYTNHAWLTSTDVNKDKQDQGTILSTQQDVNSQVQNKFENYLNGTEHTTDPTMQKAIDFYHLYMSQGYTSIQQVNQAATKGIVKQLQELDGLGDIYELSDNLNRFLQNGVTLPIGVKIDIDQVNPSLRALYFYGAEPLLLDDNGDVSNSYSESQDTIGSFLTQAGYDMSNIESIITNTKKFDQILAKYQTKEDLITDHLQANYKGDGINRTTGYLPVNYVNFSNLSSFIDIDKFINESTGTTPGYVFEMTPSFYNNINEILTPENFQLMKAWMISNYILNSNVYLNQLSAGFPTVANETTEQFNQRLGYYLTKNAFSNEFSKYFGDVLLNQETRSAVNDMAKNIVSAYQSEISESSWLSAASKQAAINKLNNIKINVGYPKDSYSFYNTVSVPTTGDFYQTYRNIMSARSYQPFLDYNKPVDRTEWGSLSSLDVNAQYSASRNAIFIGTGIIQSPFFDVSQTDSQNYAGLGTIIGHELSHAFDRNGSLYDANGLVHNWWSNDDFHKYLEKSDQIIKEYDQQTFETVALDGENVANEALADNAGLNVSERALAQKGNANWDQYFKAYAAVNRHKYYIDSRQTTARLNKLDAIKSDPHAPFPIRVNVTLRDNTLFDQTYGVKSGDGMYKGPSTRFDFWA encoded by the coding sequence ATGAAAATCCAAAATAAATTTTTAAAAGCTACCATGTTTGCAGCAGTATTGTTAGGTGCTACTGTAACTACTCAAAATGTTAAAGCAGACGACGTTTCTGACAAAGATAACGACACTAACAATCTAACTACTCCCGTTAATAATCAGAAAATTTATAACGGTTTTACCGGAACAACTGAAAGTCAGGATTCTTCCGTGCAGGCGACCGTCAAAGATTCTAATGCTTCACATTCTTCTGCTAATGTCACGAGCGATGTTTCCTCAAATACTGAAAATACTCAAACTGATTGGTCAAATACTAGACAATTTAAGCCACAAAATGATTATTATCAATACACAAATCACGCATGGTTAACTTCAACAGATGTTAACAAAGACAAACAAGATCAAGGTACCATTCTATCAACTCAACAAGATGTAAATTCTCAGGTTCAAAATAAGTTTGAAAACTACTTGAACGGTACCGAACATACGACAGATCCGACCATGCAAAAAGCAATCGATTTCTATCATCTATACATGAGTCAAGGATATACAAGTATTCAGCAAGTTAATCAAGCTGCTACCAAGGGAATCGTCAAACAGCTTCAGGAACTGGATGGACTAGGTGACATTTATGAATTGAGCGACAATTTGAATCGTTTCCTTCAAAACGGAGTTACTCTGCCTATCGGTGTCAAAATCGATATTGACCAAGTTAATCCAAGCTTACGTGCATTGTATTTTTATGGAGCAGAGCCACTCTTATTGGATGACAATGGCGATGTTTCCAATAGCTATTCCGAATCTCAAGATACGATTGGTTCATTTCTTACCCAAGCTGGTTATGATATGTCTAACATTGAAAGTATCATCACCAATACGAAAAAATTCGATCAAATTTTGGCAAAGTATCAAACTAAAGAAGATTTGATAACAGACCATTTACAGGCTAATTACAAGGGCGACGGTATCAATCGCACGACTGGTTACTTACCTGTAAATTACGTTAACTTTTCCAATTTGAGCTCCTTTATTGATATTGATAAGTTCATTAACGAGAGTACTGGAACAACACCGGGATACGTTTTTGAAATGACTCCTAGTTTTTACAACAATATTAATGAGATCTTAACGCCTGAAAACTTCCAGTTGATGAAAGCTTGGATGATCTCAAATTATATTTTGAATAGCAACGTATATTTGAATCAATTGTCAGCTGGTTTTCCAACTGTAGCAAATGAAACTACTGAACAATTTAATCAGCGTCTAGGTTACTACTTGACCAAGAATGCTTTTTCAAATGAATTCAGTAAATATTTTGGGGATGTCTTGTTAAATCAGGAGACTCGCAGTGCTGTGAACGATATGGCTAAAAATATTGTTTCAGCTTATCAAAGTGAAATTTCCGAAAGTAGCTGGCTTAGTGCAGCCTCTAAGCAGGCGGCCATCAATAAATTGAATAATATCAAGATCAATGTCGGCTATCCAAAGGATTCATATTCGTTTTACAACACGGTTTCTGTACCAACGACGGGGGATTTCTACCAGACTTATCGCAATATCATGTCTGCTAGATCGTATCAACCATTCCTTGATTACAATAAGCCGGTTGATCGAACTGAATGGGGCAGTTTATCCAGTCTTGATGTTAATGCACAGTATTCAGCCTCTCGTAATGCAATTTTTATCGGAACAGGTATTATTCAAAGTCCATTTTTTGATGTATCTCAAACCGATTCCCAAAATTATGCTGGACTCGGTACAATTATTGGACATGAGTTGAGTCATGCTTTTGATCGTAATGGTTCGCTCTATGACGCAAATGGATTGGTTCATAATTGGTGGTCGAATGATGATTTTCATAAATATCTAGAAAAAAGTGATCAAATAATCAAAGAATATGACCAACAAACCTTTGAGACAGTTGCCTTAGATGGCGAAAACGTTGCTAACGAAGCTCTAGCTGACAACGCTGGATTAAATGTTTCTGAGCGAGCCTTAGCTCAAAAGGGCAACGCTAACTGGGATCAATACTTTAAGGCATACGCAGCCGTTAATCGACACAAGTACTATATTGATAGTCGTCAAACTACGGCAAGATTGAATAAACTTGATGCTATCAAGAGTGATCCGCATGCACCATTCCCAATCAGAGTAAATGTTACTTTACGGGACAATACGTTATTTGACCAAACTTATGGCGTTAAATCGGGCGATGGAATGTATAAAGGTCCAAGTACTAGATTTGATTTCTGGGCATAA
- a CDS encoding DUF5067 domain-containing protein codes for MDNQKPTMTRGQYRKTHRPFYKKAPFIITLAVILIAIIGGILYWRAGNTHKNDAQRDPNKVENVSSSKSTKKKSSKTKSAKSQQVAKEDSKAKSDDKKSDAKTYSNTGSYNNLDYKSDDFEFKIKNDVKLVKDSTGASALLIKYTYTNKTKDNQIPQKVQSENMILKQNDQVLIPTGGDGDYAGMVNSSNLTEVKPGDSFDGALLVKVNDDSTDVNMYFKNIQTHQDLSTMQPFKLS; via the coding sequence ATGGACAATCAAAAGCCAACTATGACACGTGGCCAATATCGTAAAACACATCGTCCTTTTTACAAAAAGGCACCGTTCATAATCACACTTGCGGTCATCCTCATAGCTATTATAGGCGGTATTTTATATTGGCGTGCTGGAAACACTCACAAAAATGATGCCCAGCGAGATCCAAACAAAGTTGAAAATGTAAGTTCCAGCAAATCGACAAAGAAGAAATCATCAAAGACTAAGAGTGCCAAGAGTCAACAAGTTGCAAAGGAAGATTCAAAGGCCAAATCTGATGATAAAAAGTCAGATGCTAAGACTTATTCAAATACTGGCTCTTATAACAATCTTGATTACAAGTCTGATGATTTTGAATTCAAAATCAAAAATGATGTCAAACTAGTCAAGGATTCGACTGGCGCTTCTGCCCTATTGATCAAATATACGTACACTAACAAAACTAAGGACAATCAAATCCCACAAAAAGTTCAATCGGAAAACATGATCCTTAAGCAAAATGATCAAGTGCTCATCCCTACTGGTGGTGATGGCGATTACGCTGGTATGGTCAATAGTAGCAACCTAACAGAAGTCAAACCTGGCGATTCATTCGATGGCGCATTGCTCGTCAAAGTCAACGACGACAGTACAGATGTAAATATGTACTTCAAGAATATTCAAACTCATCAAGATCTAAGTACGATGCAACCATTTAAATTATCGTAA